The genomic stretch GTGAAGCCATCGTCCGGGTAACGGACGATGAACGCCTGGTAACCGTTCCAGCTCCCCGGATGCTCCAGGCGGCGGCGCAGGAAATCCCTCTTCAGAAACCACCCGAAGGCGTAATCGCTCGCGCTGCCGTCGTTGAGCCGCATCGGTCGCACCGCCTCGCCGAACGTCTCGCGGCTCACCAGGCGCCCGCCGTCGAGCGCCTCGTTCCAGCGGCGGAGATCGTCGAGCGTCGTGTTGACCGCGCCACTGCCGACGAGGTAGTCCAGGGGGTGCTCGGGACTGGGAGCGAACTCCTTGCCGAGCGGCGTGTAGCCGCGGGCGCGGTCCGGCACCGGGACGTCCGGACGATCACGCAGCCGCGTGTCCTTCATCCGCAGCGGCTCGAAGATCCGCCGGCGCAGGAGATCCCCGAACGGCTCCCCGGCGGCCTTCTCGAGGACGAGCGCGAGCATCTCGTACCCGGCGTCGCTGTACTCGAAGCGTTCGCCCGGGGGGAAGACCGGCTCGCCCCATCCCGCCAGGAAGGCGAGCGCCTGCTGGTTCGAGACCCAGGAGCCGGCGGCGCCGGAGCGTGTCAGCGTGTCGTAATAATCCGGCAGCCCGGAGGTGTGCGTCAGCAGGTGGCGCACCGTCATCGCCGGGCCGAACCGGGACAGCTCCGGCAGGTATTGGACGACCGGGGCGTCGTAGTCGAGCCGGTCCTCCTGGTGCAGGATCATGGCCAGCATGGCGGTGAACTGCTTCGACACCGACGCGAGGTCGAACACCGTCCGTGGTCCGATCGGGATCTGGCGCTCGACGTCGGCCATCCCGAGCGAGGCCGTGTACACGACGGCTCCACTCCGAATCACCATCACCGTCGCCCCCGGAGCATGGTCGCTGGAGAGCGGTGCCAGGAGCGCGTCGATCCGCTTCGCGGGATCCGCCGTGCGACATCCCAGGAGCAGAAACCAGGCGAGGACGGGCACCAGGCGCGACATGAGGATCGCCGGCGCGCGGCGATCGAGGA from Candidatus Dormiibacterota bacterium encodes the following:
- a CDS encoding serine hydrolase domain-containing protein, which encodes MRFIAVSSAGRPALLDRRAPAILMSRLVPVLAWFLLLGCRTADPAKRIDALLAPLSSDHAPGATVMVIRSGAVVYTASLGMADVERQIPIGPRTVFDLASVSKQFTAMLAMILHQEDRLDYDAPVVQYLPELSRFGPAMTVRHLLTHTSGLPDYYDTLTRSGAAGSWVSNQQALAFLAGWGEPVFPPGERFEYSDAGYEMLALVLEKAAGEPFGDLLRRRIFEPLRMKDTRLRDRPDVPVPDRARGYTPLGKEFAPSPEHPLDYLVGSGAVNTTLDDLRRWNEALDGGRLVSRETFGEAVRPMRLNDGSASDYAFGWFLKRDFLRRRLEHPGSWNGYQAFIVRYPDDGFTVVLLANRSDIDLGDLANRIVRIYAGPFGAP